A stretch of the uncultured Desulfobacter sp. genome encodes the following:
- a CDS encoding IS5 family transposase → MKPTKPPIEDNQGDLFLPQLENIISLGHSLVKLSRAVDWDALDKKFGVTFCEDNGRPGISTRLMTALHYLKFTYNLSDEAVVKGWVENPYWQYFSGMKYFEHELPCDPSSMTRWRKRIGEVGAEELLKKTIEAGLVLKAVKKSQLHNINVDTTVQEKDVRFPTDARLYDRARDRLVKAAKDREINLRQNYNRLSKQTLLKQSRYAHAKQMKRAKKATKKLKTYLGRVIRDIQRKYPTPDKEMDELLNVATRIWSQKRKDKNKVYSVHEPHVECISKGKAHKRYEFGCKVSVATTSRGCWFVGAMAVHGNPYDGHTLSETLAQVERITQKPQRSFVDRGYRGHGYTGDIEVHVDKVRRGRTSKSLWRWMKRRAAIEPSIGHLKQEHRMDRNRLKGKDGDKINAILSAAGMNISKLLRWLVDYFLLLLGLRPTAHA, encoded by the coding sequence ATGAAACCGACAAAACCACCTATAGAGGATAACCAAGGAGATCTTTTCCTGCCCCAACTCGAAAATATCATCTCCCTTGGCCACAGCCTGGTAAAATTATCCCGAGCAGTAGATTGGGACGCATTAGATAAAAAATTCGGTGTAACTTTTTGTGAAGATAACGGAAGGCCTGGGATTTCCACCAGACTGATGACGGCTTTGCATTACTTGAAGTTCACCTACAATCTAAGCGATGAAGCGGTAGTGAAAGGCTGGGTAGAAAATCCGTATTGGCAGTACTTCAGTGGAATGAAATACTTTGAGCATGAGCTGCCTTGTGACCCATCCAGCATGACGCGCTGGCGGAAGAGGATAGGCGAAGTCGGCGCAGAGGAGCTTTTGAAAAAGACTATTGAGGCTGGGTTGGTGCTAAAGGCTGTCAAAAAATCCCAGCTTCACAACATCAATGTGGATACGACGGTTCAAGAGAAAGATGTTCGGTTCCCGACGGATGCACGGCTTTATGATCGGGCCAGAGACCGGTTGGTAAAAGCAGCTAAAGATCGAGAAATCAATCTACGTCAGAATTACAATCGGTTATCCAAGCAAACGTTACTCAAGCAAAGCCGTTATGCGCATGCGAAACAAATGAAAAGAGCAAAGAAAGCAACCAAAAAACTCAAGACCTACTTGGGGCGTGTGATAAGGGACATTCAAAGGAAGTATCCTACCCCGGATAAAGAGATGGATGAACTCTTAAATGTGGCGACCCGTATTTGGAGCCAAAAAAGGAAGGACAAGAACAAAGTTTATAGCGTCCATGAGCCTCATGTTGAATGTATCAGTAAAGGTAAGGCACATAAACGCTACGAGTTTGGTTGCAAAGTCAGTGTTGCAACAACAAGTCGTGGTTGTTGGTTTGTTGGGGCAATGGCCGTTCATGGCAATCCATATGACGGGCATACGCTATCCGAAACCCTGGCCCAGGTAGAACGAATTACACAGAAGCCCCAAAGATCCTTTGTCGATAGAGGGTACCGAGGTCATGGCTATACCGGAGACATTGAGGTTCATGTTGATAAAGTCCGAAGAGGTCGCACTTCAAAAAGTTTATGGCGTTGGATGAAAAGACGAGCAGCAATTGAGCCGAGTATCGGACATTTAAAACAGGAGCATCGGATGGATCGCAACCGGTTAAAAGGTAAAGACGGGGATAAGATCAATGCGATCCTGAGCGCCGCAGGTATGAATATCAGCAAGCTGCTACGGTGGCTGGTTGATTATTTTTTACTTTTGTTGGGATTAAGGCCGACCGCCCATGCGTAG
- the rnc gene encoding ribonuclease III, with the protein MKKTWRRLWEFNSPLQALQQALIDLHTHSTASDGSLTPRQILDLARDTGIEAVALTDHDTIAGILEIKNIVHSYPLEFITGVEISCEPPPEFKSLGSIHMLGYGFSVYDCKLNEALTRAAEARSNRNPKIIEKLNTLGFDITLEEVQNRFGTRQTGRPHIAELLVEKGYVSDFRKAFDLYLGKDKPAYVNKFKISCKDAIRLILDAGGLPVLAHPGIIDFQHPHDLDTFVNVLVEYGLAGIEVFYSGHDSALKKYLSDIVQSKGLVATGGSDFHGSFNKGVDLGRGRGDLNVDLSVFKTLNDRLIEIQTIPRLDLLEQNLDYRFQSRAFLSNALCHRSYLNENQNICDADNERLEFLGDAVLGLCVGHLLMEKDPMKNEGDLSRLRSNLVSETGLAHIARRIDLGRFIKLGKGESLSGGSDKNSILSDAFEAVVAAVYLDAGFDRAQTMVNRLFNDPVQQILASSDFIDYKSGLQEFTQEHFGKTPYYTLAQEKGPDHDKTFEICLNLDTVSTMGTGKTKKAAEQDAARKALALLNPES; encoded by the coding sequence GTGAAGAAAACATGGAGAAGGCTCTGGGAATTTAATTCCCCGTTACAGGCTTTACAGCAGGCTTTGATCGATCTTCACACACATTCCACTGCCTCAGACGGCTCCCTGACGCCCAGACAAATCCTTGATCTGGCCAGAGATACCGGCATTGAGGCAGTTGCGCTCACTGACCACGACACCATTGCCGGAATTCTTGAAATAAAAAACATTGTTCATTCATACCCGCTTGAATTTATCACCGGTGTTGAAATTTCGTGTGAGCCCCCTCCTGAATTTAAGTCACTAGGCAGTATTCACATGCTTGGATATGGATTTTCCGTTTATGACTGTAAATTAAACGAGGCATTGACCCGTGCAGCTGAGGCCAGATCCAACCGAAATCCCAAAATAATTGAAAAACTTAATACATTGGGATTTGACATCACGTTGGAAGAGGTGCAAAACCGATTTGGCACACGGCAGACCGGCCGCCCCCACATTGCCGAACTGCTCGTGGAAAAAGGGTACGTTTCTGATTTCCGCAAGGCCTTTGATCTTTACCTTGGTAAAGATAAACCCGCCTATGTTAATAAATTTAAAATATCTTGCAAGGATGCCATCCGCCTGATTCTTGATGCCGGTGGACTGCCGGTCCTGGCCCATCCTGGTATAATAGATTTCCAACATCCCCACGACCTGGATACCTTTGTAAACGTGTTGGTCGAGTACGGTCTTGCAGGCATTGAAGTCTTTTATTCAGGGCACGATTCCGCCCTAAAAAAATACCTGTCCGACATTGTACAAAGTAAAGGCTTGGTAGCGACGGGTGGATCAGATTTTCATGGGAGCTTTAACAAAGGCGTCGATCTTGGCAGGGGCAGAGGCGATTTGAATGTGGACTTGTCTGTGTTCAAAACATTGAACGATCGACTGATTGAAATTCAGACCATTCCCAGACTGGATCTTCTCGAACAAAATCTTGATTACCGATTTCAGTCCCGCGCCTTTTTATCCAATGCCCTGTGTCATCGATCCTATCTTAATGAAAATCAGAATATCTGTGATGCAGACAATGAACGCCTTGAATTTTTAGGCGACGCGGTTTTAGGTCTATGTGTGGGACATCTGCTCATGGAAAAAGATCCTATGAAAAATGAGGGAGATCTGTCCCGCCTTAGATCAAATCTTGTCAGTGAGACAGGCCTTGCGCACATTGCCCGCAGAATTGATCTTGGCCGGTTTATTAAGTTGGGAAAAGGAGAGTCTCTTTCAGGCGGCAGTGACAAAAATTCGATTTTATCAGATGCTTTTGAAGCGGTGGTGGCTGCGGTATATTTGGACGCTGGATTTGACAGGGCACAAACCATGGTGAACCGGCTTTTTAATGATCCGGTACAGCAGATTCTGGCCTCATCCGATTTTATTGATTATAAAAGCGGTCTCCAGGAATTTACCCAGGAACACTTTGGGAAAACGCCTTATTACACCCTGGCCCAGGAGAAAGGCCCGGACCATGACAAAACATTCGAGATCTGTCTGAACCTGGATACGGTTTCAACCATGGGAACCGGAAAAACCAAAAAAGCCGCTGAACAGGATGCTGCTAGAAAAGCGTTGGCTCTTTTGAACCCAGAATCTTAA
- the dksA gene encoding RNA polymerase-binding protein DksA: MKQEDLDYFKALLTERLNELLSHADTTVTGMTEPKENFADPTDRASHEADRSFELRIRDREHKLIKKVKKALERIENGTFGQCEMCEEDISVARLKARPVTTQCIKCKTREENMEKALGI; the protein is encoded by the coding sequence ATGAAACAGGAAGATCTGGATTATTTTAAAGCGTTGTTGACTGAACGGCTCAATGAGTTGCTCTCCCATGCCGACACAACCGTTACAGGCATGACCGAACCCAAGGAGAACTTTGCTGATCCCACCGACCGTGCGTCCCATGAGGCGGACAGAAGTTTTGAACTGCGCATCCGGGACCGGGAACACAAACTGATTAAAAAAGTCAAAAAAGCATTGGAAAGGATTGAAAACGGAACCTTCGGCCAATGTGAAATGTGTGAGGAAGACATTTCAGTCGCACGACTCAAAGCCCGGCCTGTAACAACCCAGTGCATCAAGTGTAAAACCCGTGAAGAAAACATGGAGAAGGCTCTGGGAATTTAA
- the thpR gene encoding RNA 2',3'-cyclic phosphodiesterase, with amino-acid sequence MNFKRNMNTDRLIRCFIAITIDDHTKRQLGQVQKAIRATGIHAGWPSSKNFHLTLKFLGDIPEQTLPCIKTVISESIAQSQCFDITLNRIGFFPNTRYPKIIWIGPDKANPELMTLKQTIDTKLKRCHQCTKETKFSPHITLSRIRHQVSPSKLQKVLKLKTGAIIYSVDQVHLIKSRLSPSGAVHTSIFQGNMKAS; translated from the coding sequence TTGAATTTTAAACGAAATATGAACACCGATAGGTTGATCAGATGTTTTATTGCAATCACGATAGACGACCACACTAAGCGTCAACTCGGCCAGGTTCAAAAGGCAATTCGCGCCACCGGCATTCATGCAGGATGGCCTTCATCCAAAAATTTCCATTTAACCCTGAAATTTCTTGGGGACATACCTGAGCAAACGTTGCCCTGCATTAAAACAGTTATCTCTGAATCGATTGCCCAATCACAGTGTTTTGATATCACATTAAACCGGATTGGTTTTTTCCCGAATACACGCTACCCAAAAATAATCTGGATAGGTCCGGACAAGGCAAATCCAGAATTAATGACTTTAAAGCAAACCATCGATACTAAACTAAAAAGATGCCACCAATGTACTAAAGAAACAAAATTTTCACCCCACATCACTCTATCTCGGATACGCCATCAAGTAAGCCCGAGCAAATTACAAAAAGTTCTTAAACTGAAAACTGGTGCCATTATCTATTCTGTAGACCAGGTGCACCTGATAAAAAGTCGACTTTCTCCCTCTGGGGCTGTGCATACGTCTATATTTCAGGGCAACATGAAAGCTTCATGA
- a CDS encoding radical SAM protein codes for MSQPLVIPFFIPHQGCPHLCIFCNQRLIAKQTLETQNFSSEAARLSDIIQTYLQFKKNRSRVELAFFGGNFLGLETNRIHSLLETAQPWLRQGEIHSIRCSTRPDTITPQILNFTQPFGLETVELGVQSMNNHVLSLAQRGHTSEDTRNALALLKAHGFKTGVQVMIGLPGDDEVGVVRTAQKIAELKPDLARIYPLLVLQGSKLAQWFRTGRYVPLSLNEAVDQTKKVVTIFKNAKIALARIGLQATQMMDDSEQMIAGPWHPAFGHLVLSALMFDQACEKINTALIGQKLLNQRNKKTVVLQVHPRSLSRLQGNRKSNITRLAQTYPEVSFVIERVDAMDIDQVHAYIVRP; via the coding sequence ATGTCCCAGCCTCTGGTAATTCCTTTTTTTATACCCCATCAGGGATGCCCCCATTTATGCATTTTCTGTAACCAGCGACTGATCGCTAAACAAACATTAGAGACCCAGAATTTTTCCAGCGAAGCAGCCCGCCTATCGGATATAATCCAAACCTATCTTCAATTTAAAAAAAACCGGTCTCGTGTGGAATTGGCTTTTTTCGGCGGTAACTTTTTAGGGCTGGAAACTAATAGAATCCACTCCTTACTTGAAACGGCACAGCCATGGCTCCGGCAAGGAGAAATTCACAGCATTCGTTGTTCTACAAGACCTGACACCATCACGCCTCAGATTCTGAATTTTACCCAGCCCTTTGGACTTGAAACCGTGGAACTGGGAGTTCAGTCCATGAATAATCATGTCCTTTCTCTGGCTCAACGTGGACACACCAGTGAGGACACACGAAATGCACTTGCCTTGCTAAAGGCGCACGGTTTTAAAACAGGCGTACAAGTGATGATTGGATTGCCTGGAGATGACGAAGTCGGCGTTGTACGTACCGCCCAAAAGATAGCTGAACTTAAACCGGATCTTGCCAGGATCTATCCGCTTTTGGTCCTGCAAGGCTCCAAGCTCGCTCAATGGTTTAGGACCGGACGATATGTACCGTTAAGTCTTAACGAAGCTGTTGATCAGACAAAAAAAGTTGTCACGATTTTTAAGAATGCAAAAATTGCCTTGGCCCGAATAGGGTTGCAGGCCACACAGATGATGGATGATTCAGAGCAAATGATTGCCGGTCCATGGCACCCAGCGTTTGGCCACCTTGTTTTATCCGCCCTTATGTTTGATCAGGCCTGTGAAAAAATCAATACCGCTCTTATAGGACAAAAGCTGCTTAATCAACGAAACAAAAAAACGGTAGTGCTTCAGGTACACCCACGATCCTTATCCAGACTTCAGGGCAACCGAAAAAGTAATATTACCAGACTTGCCCAAACATACCCGGAAGTATCTTTTGTTATAGAACGGGTTGACGCTATGGACATAGATCAGGTCCATGCTTATATCGTTCGACCATAG